GGCCGTGGCAGGTCTCGCACACGCGCGACTCCATGTAGGACAGCACGCGTTTGCGCAGGGTGTCGGAGTTCGTCTCCGCGAGTGTCTTGGTCAGGTACGACTCCACGGAGCGCCACGTGCCCTTGTAGTTGCGCTGAATCTGGTCCTCGCCGCGCAGGGGCTTGACGGTGACCACGGGGCGCTCGTCGGTAAACAGGATCCAGTCGCGGTCCTTCTTCGGCAGATCCTGCCAGGGCGAGTCGAGGTCGTAGCCCAGCGTGGCCAGGATGTCGTGGAAGTTCTTTCCGGCCCACGCACCCGGCCAGGCCTGAATCGCGCCGTCTTCGATTGATAGCGACGGATCCGGCACCATCGATGCTTCGGTCGGCTCGTGCACCACACCGGTGCCCTGGCAGGTCGGACACATGCCCTCGGGCGTGTTTGGGGAGAACGAGTCGGAGTACAGCCCCTTCGGGTTGTCGCCGGAGCGCGAGTACAGCAGACGGATACTGTTGGACAGCGCCGAGACGGTGCCCACGGTGGAGCGCGCCCCGCCGCCGGAGGTGGACTGTTCCAGCGCCACGGTCGGCGGCAGCCCCTCGACCGAGCCGACCTGGGGGTCCACCGCGGAGCCGATGAGGCGGCGGGCGAACGGCGCCACCGATTCGAGGTAGCGGCGCTGTCCTTCGCCGTGGATGGTGCCGAAGGCGAGCGACGACTTACCCGAGCCGGACACACCCGTCACCGCGACGAGCGTGCCGCGCGGGATGTCCACATCCACGTTGCGGAGGTTGTGCAGGTGGGCGTCGCGGACTTGGATTCCAGTTTCAGGCATGCCCACCAGCGTAACCATTTACGCGCGACGCGTGCTCTCCCCGAGTTGGTGCACGTGAATCGTGTTCGTCGTACCCGCGATGCCCGGCGGGGTTCCGGCGACCATCACCATGGTGTCGTTTTCTTCGTACTGCTCCATCGCGAGCAGTTGCTTATCGACGACCTTGATCATGTCGTCGGTGTTATGCACCTCGTCGCAAAGAAATGTCTCCGCGCCCCACGTCATCGCGAGTTGCGAGCGCACCTGCTGCACCGGGGTGAACACGAGCAGCGGCAGGTCCGGATGGAGACGCGCCACGCGGCGGGCCGTGTCGCCGGAGGTGGTGAACGTGACAATCGCGCGAGCGTTGAGGCGCTGCGCAATGTCGTTGGCGGAGTACGACACCACGCCACGCTTCGTGCGCGGGATGTGGTTCAGCGGCGGCACGCTGCCCATCTGCTCCGCCGAGCGCACGATGCGGCTCATGGTGCGCACCACGTTGTGCGGATCTACGCCGACCGACGTCTCGCCGGAGAGCATCACGGCGTCCGCGCCGTCGAGCACCGCGTTGGCCACGTCGGAGGCCTCCGCGCGCGTCGGGCGCGAGTTCTCGATCATGGAGTCGAGCATTTGCGTAGCGACGATCACCGGCTTCGCATTCTCACGCGCAATCTGGATCACGCGCTTCTGCACCGCCGGCACCTGCTCGAGCGGGATCTCCACGCCCAAGTCGCCGCGCGCAACCATGACGGCGTCGAACGCCAGCACGATCGATTCGAGCGCGTCGACGGCCTCTGGCTTTTCCAGCTTTGCTAC
Above is a genomic segment from Corynebacterium lujinxingii containing:
- the pyk gene encoding pyruvate kinase, coding for MDRKTKIVCTLGPAVASKEAILGLVRDGMDVARLNFSHGDYPDHEKNYQWVREATDETGHAVGILADLQGPKIRLGRFEGDGKTYWETGETVRITVDDIEGTHDRVSTTYKQLAADAKPGDRLLVDDGKVGLVCTEVDGNDVVCKVTEGGPVSNNKGVSLPGMDISVPALSEKDKEDLRFALKLGVDIIALSFVRSPADVEQVHEIMDEVGRRVPVVAKLEKPEAVDALESIVLAFDAVMVARGDLGVEIPLEQVPAVQKRVIQIARENAKPVIVATQMLDSMIENSRPTRAEASDVANAVLDGADAVMLSGETSVGVDPHNVVRTMSRIVRSAEQMGSVPPLNHIPRTKRGVVSYSANDIAQRLNARAIVTFTTSGDTARRVARLHPDLPLLVFTPVQQVRSQLAMTWGAETFLCDEVHNTDDMIKVVDKQLLAMEQYEENDTMVMVAGTPPGIAGTTNTIHVHQLGESTRRA